GTCAGCACCGCGCCCAGCTTCCAGCCCAGGTTGTAGGCGTCCTGGACACTGGTGTTGAGGCCCTGGCCGCCGGCCGGGGAGTGCACGTGCGCCGCGTCGCCGGCGAGGAAGACCCGCCCGGAGCGGAAGCGGTCCGCCAGGGCCGCCCGGGGGCGGAAGTCCGAGGCCCAGCGCACCTGGGTCACGGCGTCCGGCGCGAGGTGCGAGCGGGCGGCGACGACCTTCCGTATGCCCTCCAGGGAGGGGTCCGGGGCCGTTCCGTCCGGGAACGGCGCCATCAGCTGGAAGTCCTCCGTGCCGTGCAGCGGGCACAGCGCGAGGAAGCCGTCGCCGTCCCCGCCCGGCGGGAAGACGTGCCAGTTGTCCCGGTCCAGGCCGCTGATCCGGACGTCCGCCACCAGCGTCGGGTTCGGGTCGACGGTCTCGCCCGTCATACCGATGCCGAGCAGCCGGCGGACCGTCGAGCGGCCGCCGTCCGCCGCGACGGCGTACCGGGCGGTGACACACTCACCGGAGGCGAACTCCGCGCGGACCCCGTCCGCGTCCTGCGTCAGGCCGACGAGCTCCCGGCCGAAGGCCACCGTCCCTCCCAGCTCCGCCAGCCGAGCCCCGAGGATCTCCTGCGTGCGCCATTGCGGCACCATCCACGGCCCGCTGTACGGCGAGTCCTCGCTCTCCTCGGCCGGGTCGAACATCCGGTGCTCGCCCGCCCGCCTGCCGTCCTGCCAGATCATCCCCACCGGGTAGGGGCCGCCCGCCGCGCGGATCGCGCCGAGCACGCCCAGGTCGTCGAAGACCTCCATCGTGCGCGGCTGGATGCCCTTGCCCCGCGAACCGGGGAACAGCGCCTCCGCCCGCTCGACCACCAGCGCGGCCACGCCACGCCGGGCGAGATCGATGCCGAGCGCCAGACCGGTCGGGCCCGCGCCCACCACCAGTACGTCCGTGGCCATGAGGGCCATGAGCCATCCCCTCCTTAACGCTGTTAAATGCTGCCGGCCCCGAGAGTGGCCTTAACGGTGTTAAGTTGTCAAGCGTGAGTACGGAACGACGCGAGCCCCTGGACCGCCGGCGAGTCGCGGAC
This region of Streptomyces caelestis genomic DNA includes:
- a CDS encoding FAD-dependent oxidoreductase produces the protein MATDVLVVGAGPTGLALGIDLARRGVAALVVERAEALFPGSRGKGIQPRTMEVFDDLGVLGAIRAAGGPYPVGMIWQDGRRAGEHRMFDPAEESEDSPYSGPWMVPQWRTQEILGARLAELGGTVAFGRELVGLTQDADGVRAEFASGECVTARYAVAADGGRSTVRRLLGIGMTGETVDPNPTLVADVRISGLDRDNWHVFPPGGDGDGFLALCPLHGTEDFQLMAPFPDGTAPDPSLEGIRKVVAARSHLAPDAVTQVRWASDFRPRAALADRFRSGRVFLAGDAAHVHSPAGGQGLNTSVQDAYNLGWKLGAVLTGGAPASLLDTYEEERRPIAADMLGLSTSVHRGQTRRGAATRQLGLGYRESSLTRETRTAPGTLRAGDRAPDGTLDGVRLFDAFRGPHWTLVAVGTKPPVLPEPVRGVSGAEQATYGTGLFLVRPDGYVGWAGDTGDGWRQYLGRAGL